A window of Paenibacillus sp. 19GGS1-52 contains these coding sequences:
- a CDS encoding glycosyltransferase family 4 protein — MKILLVQSMEYLYPWGGAHKANRILMEGLAARGHQCLVITPSLNVRGYAEFLQTKVDSGEFDILEDQEDLFTIRQKAVTAHTVKGTFKVFPFLKSKIEQFQPDITIVSEDNTHMLLETVLETRVRTVFLAHSQATLPFGPESFQEDSSKLGLYKQLHGILSVSQYLKNYFWTYAGIDSKVIYFPSYGPSPFPYLGHFDNKYVTVINPSAIKGISIFIGLARVMPHVAFAAVPTWATTDDELDALRSIPNITVLEPSENINDIYKLTKVFLMPSLWGESFGQVVVEAMLRGIPVIASHVGGLPEAKLGLDYILPVQPIKQYINESVLASKIPVPVIPEQDLEPWRLALSELVDNRVHYDALSMDSYDRSRDFHAQLGIEPFEIYLQELVDTTTQNISSIAPSSTDKATSKIMETISNLSLEQRARLLTAIGERRAKG; from the coding sequence ATGAAAATTTTGCTTGTTCAGTCTATGGAATATTTATACCCTTGGGGCGGAGCACACAAAGCAAATCGTATTCTGATGGAAGGGCTGGCAGCACGGGGGCATCAATGTTTAGTAATCACACCATCGCTTAACGTGCGTGGATATGCAGAGTTTCTGCAGACCAAAGTAGACAGCGGCGAGTTCGACATTTTGGAAGATCAAGAGGACTTATTCACGATTCGCCAAAAAGCGGTAACAGCTCATACGGTAAAAGGTACTTTTAAAGTGTTTCCTTTCTTAAAAAGTAAAATAGAACAATTTCAACCGGATATCACAATCGTCTCAGAAGACAATACGCATATGCTACTCGAAACCGTACTGGAGACAAGGGTGAGAACTGTCTTTCTCGCTCATAGCCAAGCTACCCTTCCCTTCGGTCCCGAGAGCTTCCAGGAGGATTCCTCCAAGCTTGGACTCTACAAGCAGCTTCACGGTATTCTTTCGGTCAGCCAATACTTAAAAAACTATTTTTGGACGTATGCCGGCATTGATTCAAAGGTCATTTATTTCCCGTCTTACGGACCTAGCCCTTTTCCGTATTTGGGACACTTTGATAATAAGTATGTTACCGTTATTAATCCGTCTGCCATTAAGGGGATATCAATCTTTATAGGCTTAGCCCGTGTCATGCCCCATGTTGCCTTTGCTGCTGTTCCTACCTGGGCTACGACCGATGATGAGCTGGATGCATTGAGATCCATACCGAATATTACCGTTCTGGAACCTTCCGAGAATATCAATGATATCTATAAGCTAACCAAGGTGTTTCTAATGCCATCACTTTGGGGAGAATCCTTCGGGCAGGTCGTAGTGGAAGCTATGCTGCGCGGTATCCCCGTCATCGCCAGCCATGTGGGAGGTCTGCCCGAAGCCAAGCTTGGACTTGACTATATACTTCCCGTACAGCCGATCAAACAGTATATTAATGAGTCCGTATTAGCCAGTAAAATTCCTGTCCCCGTGATCCCTGAGCAAGATTTGGAACCCTGGCGCCTTGCTTTGAGCGAGCTGGTAGATAACCGGGTTCATTATGACGCATTATCTATGGATTCCTATGACCGCTCCAGAGATTTTCATGCCCAGCTGGGCATAGAACCGTTCGAAATCTATCTACAGGAATTGGTAGATACCACAACCCAAAATATTTCTTCCATAGCCCCATCATCCACAGATAAGGCTACAAGCAAAATTATGGAGACTATTAGCAACCTCTCTTTAGAGCAGCGGGCACGTCTATTAACCGCAATTGGGGAAAGGAGGGCAAAAGGTTGA
- a CDS encoding non-ribosomal peptide synthetase — translation MKSAVSIVALIEETAAKYPEWPCLEYGEQLYTYRETNEKANQLAAYLRSNGAGPGQLVGIFQESCPEMIISMIAILKSGAAYVPLSTLFPNERLAYMLDECDPVIILTHSLLEQRLAELNHTSSAKYISLDLYRELVESQPCHNPLYPIIPSDLAYIIYTSGSTGKPKGVMIPHQGIPNLVLEQIKKFQLRVGDRVLQNASVAFDASVSEIFTTLIAGATLILLQQDGLLVGDKLQQILREKEISIVTLTPSVLATLPHEELPDLLTLITAGEACTLKLVQYWAPKLNFINAYGPTEVTVCATMHVCQSSDTSVYLGNPIANTALYLLNDQLQPVASGQIGELYISSNGLAKGYLNAPELTNHSFIANPYADGFSEFLYRTGDLCQQDSEGKLEWLSREDHQIKVSGIRIELGELEFALREYTAVEEAVVLYNKEKNLIIAYLKSAIFPRPNISQIRNYLLTKFPMYMLPSRFMFLDEFPVLTSGKIDRNSLPSMEDSRPNLEIEYAAPRSSLENVLSEIWSEVLKLDKVGIYDNFFELGGQSLMSVQIVSRIRTYLDMDIPLHIIFNAVPTIEQTALAIEQYQLEQIDVFELEQLLTELELMDAAETKTSEGSL, via the coding sequence ATGAAATCAGCAGTATCTATCGTTGCGTTAATTGAAGAGACCGCCGCAAAGTACCCCGAATGGCCTTGCCTGGAATATGGAGAGCAGCTGTATACTTACCGGGAAACCAATGAAAAAGCAAACCAGCTTGCCGCCTATTTACGAAGCAATGGCGCTGGCCCAGGCCAATTGGTCGGTATTTTCCAGGAAAGTTGCCCTGAAATGATCATTTCAATGATTGCGATCTTAAAGTCAGGGGCAGCATACGTCCCTCTCTCCACTCTCTTTCCAAATGAGCGACTAGCTTACATGCTGGATGAATGCGATCCGGTAATCATTCTTACCCATTCGCTGTTGGAACAACGGCTAGCGGAATTAAACCATACTTCCTCTGCTAAGTATATATCCCTGGATCTGTATCGTGAGCTTGTTGAATCGCAGCCCTGCCACAACCCACTATACCCGATCATTCCTTCGGACTTGGCTTATATCATCTACACCTCCGGATCGACCGGTAAGCCAAAAGGCGTCATGATCCCACACCAGGGCATTCCCAATCTCGTTCTGGAACAAATCAAAAAATTTCAACTTCGTGTTGGGGATCGAGTGCTTCAGAATGCTTCGGTTGCCTTCGATGCTTCGGTCTCCGAGATCTTTACGACACTGATTGCTGGAGCCACACTTATTTTATTACAGCAGGACGGGTTACTAGTGGGAGATAAGCTTCAGCAAATCCTGAGGGAGAAGGAAATTTCCATCGTTACACTAACCCCTTCTGTACTGGCTACTTTGCCGCATGAAGAACTTCCTGATCTGTTGACACTCATTACAGCAGGTGAAGCTTGCACCCTTAAGCTAGTTCAGTACTGGGCACCCAAGCTGAATTTCATCAATGCTTACGGACCCACGGAAGTCACTGTATGTGCAACGATGCATGTATGCCAATCCAGTGATACTTCCGTATATTTAGGCAACCCAATTGCCAATACGGCGCTCTATCTGCTTAATGATCAATTACAACCTGTAGCTAGCGGTCAGATAGGTGAACTGTATATTTCAAGCAACGGACTAGCCAAAGGTTATTTGAATGCTCCTGAATTGACAAACCATTCCTTTATTGCGAATCCTTATGCGGACGGTTTTAGTGAATTTCTGTATCGAACAGGAGATCTTTGCCAGCAAGATTCCGAAGGAAAGCTTGAGTGGCTCAGTCGGGAGGATCATCAGATCAAAGTATCCGGCATTCGGATTGAACTGGGAGAACTGGAGTTTGCGCTGCGCGAATATACGGCAGTTGAAGAAGCGGTTGTCCTATATAACAAGGAGAAGAATCTCATCATCGCCTATCTGAAATCCGCAATATTCCCTAGACCTAATATCAGCCAGATCCGTAACTATCTACTAACCAAGTTTCCGATGTACATGCTTCCTTCCAGATTTATGTTCCTCGATGAATTCCCTGTCTTGACAAGCGGCAAAATTGACCGGAATAGTCTTCCCTCAATGGAAGATAGCAGACCGAATCTGGAGATAGAGTACGCGGCACCAAGAAGCAGCCTGGAGAATGTCCTGTCGGAAATATGGAGCGAGGTCCTGAAGCTTGACAAGGTCGGAATTTATGATAACTTTTTCGAATTGGGCGGACAATCGTTAATGAGCGTACAGATTGTATCCCGTATCCGCACCTATTTAGACATGGATATCCCGCTTCATATCATCTTCAATGCCGTGCCAACGATCGAACAAACTGCACTGGCTATTGAGCAATATCAGCTGGAGCAGATCGATGTTTTTGAGCTTGAACAGCTGCTAACAGAGCTTGAACTCATGGATGCGGCCGAAACTAAAACCTCGGAGGGGTCCCTATGA